One Malania oleifera isolate guangnan ecotype guangnan chromosome 9, ASM2987363v1, whole genome shotgun sequence DNA segment encodes these proteins:
- the LOC131164661 gene encoding uncharacterized protein LOC131164661: MTAYSRITYHSVAPQEQDLWPIRKALTVSDVDVDHPCLTLPRQPVEDHILMHQMHQAHDHLRNADLINVNAQDDDTGEFYDMKLRRCGTYYKLSGKWGKIIRKKGLDVGTEIRMRWDNGWLHFSVPNVRIVVPQEQNIAPLDQDLWPIKKALTLSDVDVNHPFLTLSGQLVEEHILVHWTIEARGRLRHEQCINLNVQDDDTGEFYDMKLKRCGTYYRLIGKWGQVIRKKGLDVGTEIRVRWDSGWLHFSVPDEPSMAPQEPSFAPREQRVAPQEWDQWPIKKALTLSDVDVNHPFLTLSGQLVREHILVHWTSEAREHLRHQQQANFNAYDDDTDDAYVMKLRWCGTYFKLIGKWGKIIRGKRLVVGREIKLRWHNECLHFSVPQ, encoded by the exons ATGACGGCATACTCCAG GATAACGTATCATAGTGTTGCACCACAAGAGCAGGACCTATGGCCTATCAGGAAGGCCCTCACAGTGTCTGATGTAGATGTCGATCATCCATGCCTTACTTTGCCTCGTCAACCAGTGGAAGATCACATCCTCATGCATCAAATGCACCAAGCACATGATCATTTGAGAAATGCTGATTTAATCAATGTTAATGCACAAGATGATGATACTGGTGAGTTTTATGATATGAAGTTGAGGAGGTGTGGAACATACTATAAACTCAGTGGCAAATGGGGCAAAATCATTCGAAAAAAGGGGTTAGATGTTGGAACAGAAATTAGAATGCGCTGGGATAATGGATGGTTGCACTTCTCAGTTCCTAATGTGCGGATTGTGGTACCACAAGAGCAAAATATTGCACCACTCGACCAGGACCTATGGCCAATAAAGAAGGCTCTCACATTGTCTGATGTCGATGTTAATCATCCTTTTCTCACCCTGTCTGGACAGCTAGTTGAAGAACACATCCTTGTGCATTGGACAATTGAAGCACGGGGGCGTTTGAGACATGAACAGTGCATAAATCTTAATGTTCAAGATGATGATACTGGTGAATTTTATGATATGAAGCTAAAAAGGTGTGGGACCTATTATAGGCTCATTGGAAAATGGGGCCAAGTCATTCGAAAAAAGGGATTGGATGTAGGAACAGAGATTAGAGTTCGCTGGGATAGTGGATGGTTGCACTTCTCAGTTCCTGATGAGCCCAGCATGGCACCCCAAGAGCCAAGTTTTGCTCCACGAGAGCAGCGTGTTGCACCACAAGAGTGGGACCAGTGGCCTATTAAGAAGGCCCTCACATTATCTGATGTGGATGTCAATCATCCATTTCTCACTTTGTCTGGTCAGCTAGTTCGGGAACACATCCTTGTTCACTGGACATCAGAAGCACGAGAGCATTTGAGGCATCAACAACAAGCAAATTTTAACGCCTACGATGATGATACTGATGATGCTTATGTTATGAAGTTGAGGTGGTGCGGGACTTACTTCAAGCTGATAGGAAAATGGGGCAAAATCATTCGTGGGAAGAGGCTTGTTGTCGGAAGAGAGATTAAATTGCGCTGGCATAATGAATGCTTGCACTTCTCAGTTCCTCAATGA